A stretch of DNA from Cannabis sativa cultivar Pink pepper isolate KNU-18-1 chromosome X, ASM2916894v1, whole genome shotgun sequence:
CCTAGCATAGtgaaaaaaatattgtgtaGTTCATGCTGTCAACTGAAGGAGAATCTAAATTCAGATCTTGatcatactctgcaacagaaaggatcaaggattagagatctgaacgaaatgagtcataatattccgctgccaccaatgtaagtttttctataaacttttatgtatttatttcattgtttcgaaaaattcatatttaaagATGTTAGATTGTAGAttataatcaaacatacatgttaataaatctagatcctgacaAAACAACTTCTAATAATTACTATCTTATGTCCACACACatcttgtattttaaaatatagtgtaattactacctTAGTAATTACATGACTTAGTAGTTAACCAATTACAGCCTGACTAGTTTGTCAAATTACATGAAAATAAGCATTCATATGTAGTTCATATGTAGTTACTAATCAGCATCCAAACAcactatatattttaaatagagtgtaattattattctaataattatattatttagtaattatacAATTACTTCGAAGCACAAATTAAGAGTGTAAATGAAACTGTTAAGTTTTATGCCTATATAAAAGCTAGtatttcttatatattattatttatcgataagataaatataaattaatttaattaattaaatttattgtttacatatttattttcataattaacaatgTCATAATTATAATGATGTGATCACAGTGAAATGtagttataatatatattcaaataaGTAGTCCTAACATAGTCATGCAAAACATAGGGTCTATGCCGACTTGCTAATCTATAATATCATCTACTTACACTTGTCAAGTATTATGTTCTTACTAGAATATTAGCAAAATAGATAAgatcatatgtatttgttacGTTGGACTGGACGGATAttactttatatataaataagtaaatatattgttattatcttaatataagtcatatcatatatatatatatattggaccatatatcaattcaatatcaattcTAAGTGGTTAGTGttctaactaattatattattattcgttCGTTAATAAACTTACCATACTAAACGATATTCTCCTTAGAATTTGGTCTAAGGGAGTTAAATATTGAGTGCTCATTtctctaattaaaatttatgagaaatatcatttacaatgAATCaaatattttaaggataaaatataatgATGGGTGTAATTGAACCCCTCAGTTGTAGTTCATCTATTTGTAGTTCATCTATATGAGGGTTGAATGATCGTTATggttataacaatgaataacaTGTCTATATTGGTTATGGAGCGTTTTGtaaatttaagaatacaacTCCAAACATATTAGAGttatgaagaattaataaaacAGTGAATTTTGTCGCACACTTAACTATTTTTTCTTGCACATAAGGCAAATAattgtttgaattttattttttagctttataaattatttagaatttcttaaaaatttaaaaataaatctaaATAATTACAACGTACACGATCTTAAAAAGTAATTAGATTAAAAAGCTCTCCTAATAATGCAACAGATATAAAGTTTACCAAACTATCATTTTAAGGAAAATGTACTACAATTTtttcctaaataaatatattaaatttttatttgaaagagTGTTTGGATAAAGTATTTAAGGGAGTGTAATGTAAAAGTTtcagataaaaaaaatgatgatatatttaaaaaattgtctGGAGTGTTgagtttaatattatttttcttttgttgtacaTGGTATATtgacttttgctatttttttacaacAATACTGCCAAGCAgtattttatactttttttacTGTACATTtatataagtttcatactgcagtatactgtatttattttttagttttttttggtttgttttAGTGTTTTACGATTGTGttccataatttattttttaacatcGATTTTACTGTTATTGCTCCATCTTGCTGGAATTAATGATTgttttctgggtgttctcgtaGTGCTGTGGTGGTTCTATCCGtgggtgtggaagatggaggctataaaatacatttattcTTCATTCTCTATGGTTATtttgtagttattttttttttattttggttctcctaaaaatacatttgacgagctcactagaaaaaaaaaattgaggtctgtagttcttttatatttttctaagtgattaTATTTGCTTATTGTTttacatttgtttttgtgttgttttagtagtttttttgttCTGATTTTTTAAGATTAGACTTGCATTTATAATTGTTATTGTATTGAGTATTGGGGCTGTGCAGaacatttttttagttttttttaatcatgttttcctttatttgtttgatttgttttggtgttgttttacagttgttttgccatcattatttatttgatgtcgatttcattttttttcttaatctcaCCGAAATTAATGGTTGTTTTCCGATTGTTCTGATGTTCCTATGGTGGTTTTGTCCGTGGGTGTGGAAGATGAATGctatatttattttatcatttttttgtgtttacagtataaaagaaaaaaaaattggtcaagacagtataaaagtgATTTCTACCatatgacagtatttttgtaaaaattaaactaaaagtcagtatttttataagtttcccTTTCTTTTTTTAGTTAAGGATCTAAAAACAAGACTTGTGCCATAGGGCTGGTTTAGTCACTAGTGGTCGGGTTGGGAATTGAGATGAGACCCAGGATGGAACATGGAACGTCTTAACTTtactataattattattattattattagtaaacgggtaaataccattttggaccctctgttttgcaaaagttatcaattggaccctgtgttttgttaaataacaaaatggaccctgtattttctaaaataatacaaataagaccctgaattaattttttgtcaaaataaagtttaattataatccgatctaaaagtgctataacaaaactgtttacattttttgtatttgttcgtattaagcattgtcttcaagttggttgtattaaaaaaaaaagttgtcaaaaattcagctcagggtcctatttttactattttagaaaatacaaggtccattttgtcatttaacaaaacacagggtccaatctgtaacttttgcaaaacacagggtccaaaatagtatttaccattATTATTACTTGGAAAGTCTCAATTGAGCCCCAAGCCAAGTGTgtcaataatcaaataaaaaaagttatggTAAAGGATATCCTGTAAAATCAAGTAGTGAATTTACACAGCCTCATTTACATTTTGCTATGGGTATAAAACATAACAACATGGCCGGCTATAATTATTGGCTTCAACTCATTCTAAATTGGCATAATTTAGAAATCTCATAACACAAACAAACACATTGACACTTAAAAACGCAAAGACACACACACACAGAGACAAGCCAGTGATAATTTGTTACTCAACAAAATTTTATTGTCTTTCTTAAAAGTTGTTACGCTCGACAGATTCGCGATTAGCTCTATAATATGTACTCGGCTCGGCTGTATTACTAGGATGGTGGCTGTAATAATGTGGAAGAAGAGGCAAGTGGCTCATGCACCACTGAGTTTGTGGAAACTGATATGGGATTCCCTTCCAATTGCAGCATCACACTCCCTATGATTTCAGTCATTATCTTCTTGAACTCGTCTTCTCTAACCATCTTACCATCATCTGCATTTACCATTTTGAACACATTTCCTATCACCTTGTCCATCTGCAGATATTTCAGATTAAATACATGGAATGTTTAGTTAGTACAACATAAGCATATTAGGAATGAAACAGTGGAGAGATATTATGTGAACTAGTCTAATCACAACATAATTCTATAATGAGTATAGTGTATTGCTTAATTTAGAATCAAGTTGGGTGATGGTTACCATATACTAATAAGCATAAGCCAAATGTATAAGTCCTCATGATTTTCCTAGGGGTCCACCAATATGATATATAGGTCCGATAAAAAACCTATTTATACCTCATGTGTATGGAAATGATTGGAAAAACACATTCTAAATTCTAATGTTCGATtccaaatgtaatttttttggtaactattatttacaaaatgaaaattttctaaattttggAGCTCTTTTTGGGTGGGAGGCTTAGGAAGGCTAAGGATATTGTGGTGTGTTAGTAAGATGGCTAGTGGAGAATCAATGCCAAACTTGGAAGGTAATAGTACATTCTTTCATATCAATTTGATTGTTTTAAATAAGATGTGAGTTATGTCATTGACTCATTGGATATTGAATGTGTGAATATTAATCTTTGAATACTATGCTGTTGTGATGTTCAaatggagactagaagtacctCTTCAACTGCGCCAAGTGGTGGTAGCCCGGCTGCTGGGGCCAGCACATCGAGTGCCACGCGCAAATGCTCCTTAGATATTTTCCCATTTCGATCTTTTGGCAAATCTTCTATGGCTGCATTTAGTGTCTGCAAGTTAAGAAGTTCAAGCATAACCAATACAAGACAATAAagtcaaaatcaaattaacatGAAAGCACAGTATAGAAAGAGTATAAATGTCTCTAAATAAACCTTATCCAGTTCAAACTTGTTGGATAATAGCCTCCTGATAACACTTCCATCAAAAGTGTTTTCACTATGAGCAACTATAACAGGTTGATTCTTAAGATGTTGTGCCACACTCTCTGCCGCTTTCTTAAATTCCATTAAGAATGTTTCTTGAGACACTGGTTTCTTGAAATCATGCCCCCCGCACAGTTGAAGAGCAGGCTCTACAATGTTGCTCATAACCttgtaaaaaaagtaataacCAAAGTTCGTAACAATGTTTTAAGTTGGATAACCTTGTTCACATAATAGTAGTAGTAAGATGTAACTAGACGAGAGAAATTACCCAAGAATCTGAAGTTGGGGGCATGCCTTGTTCAACAGTGAGTTTTTCCAAAGCCTTGAGTATAAAATCTTTAAAGGGCAACCCTTCTTCATAGGCTGACTCAATCTCTGTCAATATTGATATCATTTCTGGCTCAAAACTTGGGCTGTTGACAAATTCTTGAAGGTCTTCTCCATCTATGCGGAGGATCACAATAGGGTCTCTCTTTAAACCAGCAGCCATGCCTAGAAGAATGTCTGAAAGGACCTCTTTGAATTCAGTTTTGTTCACTTTTTCTTGTTTACCATGGGTGAACTCACTTAAcacctacaaaaaaaaaaaaaaatcacaccaGAATAACTCACTTGGACTTTGATAGTACACACAATAAAAATGTGCACTCGTTTCTTCATTACCCTTAAAATTCTTCATCATTGATAGCATAGAAAAACTAGTTTAGTGACACTGTTTAATGGATCTTATGTTTAATATGTACCCCTTTTGCCCAACAAGTGAAGCTTGCAAGTTAGACACCTTTTTGAAAACAATCAACCTTTGTCAAGTTAAATTCTTTTGTTTTATCATTATTATATCCAAATTAAAGGGATGAGTGGGTGTTGTTATGTTCTTTAAGATAGAATAATACCTCCTAATATCATGTGTGGCATGGATAATGAGTAGTAGTTTAATGGATAAAGAAAATTTCTATACATGATTCCTTAATTTTCTGTCCTATTTCTTCCAAATTAAAATCTTACTAGTATTTCATGTGTCACGACTCACGAGGGGCTGATTCACAGTGAGAATGATAGATTGTTTTACTAATATTATCTCATGGTtctcataaaaaaatatgtatatattatctcATGGTTAGTTCAGCCACCAGCTAAGTCAATTAggtgtgtgtatatatacatatatattttgctGTAACATTTGtactatatttatataaatttataaatacattaatttcttttaaagcAGTCCTTATTTGAAGACAAaaactttatgaattttttggCATTGGCTTGCAAGAAAATACAGAATGGGGCAACCAAGTCAAATCATAAAAGAAAACTATACCAAATTATGACTTCAAGACCactcaattttatattttttattttttgctaaACAAAGACCACTCAATTTTAATCAAGTGTTATAATCATGAATCCAAAAAGAATACAAAACTGCTACGCAAGTCGTCACTAGATTCCTCCTTGTAAAAAGACGGTATAAAGAAATACAaagataaaatgaaaaaaaagaaaaaaaagaaagacaaAGGAGATAAATATGTGATATGTGTTTTTAAATTTGatgataacaataataatagtagaaaaaaaaataaatgctgATAAAGCAAATGACCCACATACGACAAGACCGACCAAGTAAAATCATAGGTTGGATATGTTTCTCGAGCTTGCTAGATAAGGAAATCTTGAATTTTACTTCTCTTATGGACCCATGATTCCATGAAAGTAAGCATAACCATCTCCatttctttaaaataataataaaaaaatattttaatatttatacatagacAATTCACCATAAAATAAACGTTTACCTActtttaatcaaataataaaaaaaaaaaatcagagcaTAAATATGTAAAGAATTTGACTACAATAGTTGCTCtatattgtataataataaaataaataaataagagaatGGACCGacccaaaatcactattccaagCAAACGTAATTACAGCAACAAATTCCAACTAATACGTAACATCTTATCTTCTCACAAAACAAGACAAACTTTCTTAAATTCTATAATTTGGGTACAAttgcatatacattatacaagaAGAATAGCACAAACAGATAATGTACCCATTACTTGAAATTTTGttggaaaaaaataataagaaaatcaaacAAACAACCGAGATggtaaaaaaaatgatgatcaaaattctttaaaaaaattgagaCAAGAGAGAATAAACAAAATGAGAAATCTATTGTAATGTGCTCATTACTTGAaattgtgttatttattatttaatttttttttttttttgagaaagagAAGACAAGGAAAGAAGGTCAATTGAGAAAACGATAAGAAAGTAGAGGAACTGGGAAACCGAATAGAGAAAATGAGAAATCTAATGTACCCATTAATTGAAATTGTtgaaaaatgaaagtaaaaagggaagaaagaaagagaaaccTCAGAGTAAATATGATCAGAATCAGGAGAGGAACCCTGGGCAGGCAAGCCAAGAGCAGCGCCGATATCAGCAACAGCAGGGTGGAGCTCGTTCACAGAGAGCTTACCATCTCTATCTTTGTCCAACTCATGGAACTTATGGTCCACGAAATGACTGAACACCTCTTCGTTCCCAACCAACTCCATTATATTCGAACCATCTAGAACCTCTCCTCCTCCGCTTTTCTTCATCGATCTTGGACTCTCCATCATTCCTTCTTCTGATTATTCAATCTCTCTCTGTCTTTTTGCTTTTGCTTTCTTGTGAGTCCTTAGACGCGAGTCTCGTGACTCCTCCCACGAGTTCCCAGTTGAGTTAAAAAAGGTTTCGTTTAGCTCaaaccttcttcttcttcttatgtgGTTCTCTCACTCTCTGTTTCGAGTTTTTTAAATACGAGAGGAAAAGTGTTCGTAAGTGGGAAAAGGTGTGCTTTTTctcttgtttatttatttatttgtatatattaaaaaaaaaaagagaatcaTATTAGCTACATTGCGGAAAGGTATTCTTGCTTTCGTTTTCACTTCTCAATTCTCATTACAAATTAATTAGTTGAacatttttaaaatacaaaggaaaaaaaaaggaagaagaagattatccataatatttaatataatttttttgaaaggCTAAAAAGTCTTTTTATTGAGGTCGGTTAAAGTTTTCTCCTACTTTGTCTTGTTTGGGTGGAAAATCAAGATACTCTTTTTAGTAACATAAGAAAAGGATAAAGGGTGGACtagtgaaatatatatatatttttgggaATGTGACGGGTGAGTCCCAACCCGGTCCAGGCTGAAAGCTCGCTTAAACTTTGCGGATTAGGCCCAACTCGGGATAAGCTAGTCGGCCTTCctgccactttttttttttttttttttttttttttttttgagaaattagactctatatcttttttataagaataattacataagacactactttttgtaaaatatttacatttatatgttcaaagaatatttttttacatttttacagttttctaaaaaataacacgaaaacaacataaaatcaacaagaaaacaacataaaagtaacatgaaaataacatcaaaataacaacaataaaaaaaacaaaaaataacatacatataacaaaaaattaacaacaaatgaacaaaatttcaacataaaaagaccgtattttatgtaaataaaatcaaaaaaatcataaaaatgttaaaattccgtgaaaccgtattttaattgttttttgttgtttttgtgcatttgtgaaattaacccttttttatattgttctttttcatttttaccttcttttttaaaatttatcatttttacCCCTTTTTTTAAACACTTTACCGATTTTACCTCTGTCACCTCAATATACTCTTCATGTTACTCCCTTATGTCAGAGTATTTtgagtacaatacatataaaaagagatatgtttcaattaaatataaaattagaggtagatttgattaattgataaataaaataggtatttttcaataaacccttttttttttttgaaaaaattgcaTTGGGGAACGtcatttgcattttatttataaaaatgttgCGACTGATTTAATTGATACACATACCGCAAATACTATTTACACTACAattatattaagtatatttatgtttttgtttgtctggttcctctttttatatgtgtcagaaaaaaaaaatattattttgtgttaatatttttttttcacgatTTCCTATGagcttttaatatatatatatatatatttatatacatttataaattttttaaatattataaaaaaattaattattaactaacATACTAGTGATTCTCTTCTAAGTATTGAAGTctacatgtttttttttctttttgctaattacttgtttttttttttatgtggaTCAACCATATAtagtaaatttattttttaataatgatgataaatttgtcaaatattctctttttttttattaaatattttagttttttatatgtatttttaattaataaataaataatattcaaatttaatgtAACAAGCAACttagttactattttttttttaatttatttaatacattacaagattaaataaaaataaatttatttttataaagctATTTTAATaggtttataaaataatttgtaaataaattGATTGATATCTAAACATCATATGAGttacattagaaaaaaaaaagtaatcttaaggtatcttaaataataaaataagataatatagtctaaaaatataataataaaaaaaagaaacaaaaatagtttcttttaaaatggttattttattatttatatatgtgtaaaattttgaaataaattttttagtgaAAGAGTAACCAATTGATATCTTATTCACATAAAAAACAATTAgattgttactttttttaaaaactcccaaaaagcaaaaatttttgaaaacaagatttttctaattttttctattttcagtaattattttgaatttcggTATATATGCTGATGTGACACAACGgtatttgtgcaaataattttcttaaaagtatttttataaatgaaatctattttaagtataatattaaaaacaccccttttttcaatttaattatttattatttatttatttatttatatttttaacgcTTATTGAATCACAAGAAGCAGAAAATTAGGCACACAAAAGatcacaattatatatatgttttatttgtACCCCATGTCCCTAAACTATACATGTTTTGGTAAGTTGGTCATCAAACTTCATTTTTTAGCAAATTAGTCTCCAAACTATATaagttttggcaagttagtccccaaattttatattttggtgAATTGATTTCcgaacttttatttttttagcaacattaagtTCTCACTATTAAATATtgacatttttattatttattttacttactttaatttatgtttttgtgttaaattcaaataattttaattttaattttactattttgagaaaaataattatattaatattttttatttattatattaatattaatattttaatactttaatttattatattcatatacattaataataagaaaaaaaaaagataaatactagcgGACACATATAATTGCTAGAGAGAATTTTAGCTCctcacatttttatattttagctCCTCACATCTATGCCTTCCCTTTGGTTAAATCCCTTTGCCACCAATCTTGCCTTGTACCTAATTTATTCACCTTGCAGTCcttctttttctttgaaaatccATTTGCAACCAATTAGCTTCTGTCCTGTTGGTCTAGTAACAGTCTTCCATGTCTTATTTTTCTTGAGTGATGTCATTTCTTCATCAATGGCAGCAAGTCATTTATCCCTATTCTTACAATTAACAGCTTCATAATAGGCACTAGGAACAAAGCATTCAATTTCTTCTGCAGAAGAAAGTGCAAATGCAGTGCAATCTGCAAAACGAAATATGTCAAGAGGTTTGACAACCCTCCTTTCCCTATCTCTAACAAACTGATACCCCTGAGATCCACCTTGATTTGTGTCATTGTCTTCAGCTTGTTCCTGATTAGTTTCATCTTGTCTGGCATCATTTTGAGTTTCTTCAAACTGAATTTGCATACTATCTGTGGCATTTGTCTGTGTCTTGGTTCCTGAGTTTGACTCTTTCATTGGCATTTCATTCTCATTGAAGATCACATCTCCGCTTATGATGCATTTTCTGAATCCATCTTCAAGACACCACAGCTTATATCCTTTGAATCCATCAGGGTATCCGATAAAACAGCACTTCAGAGCCCTTGGCTCTAACTTGTCTTGTCTTATATGGGCATAGGCATTACACCCAAAGACCCTTAAATGGTCAATACTTGGAGCATGTCCTGTCCATTTTTCTTGAGGAGTTTCGAAGTTTAGTGCAGCAGAATGGCACCTGTTGATGAGATAACAGGCAGTCTTCAAAGCTTCTCCCCAGAATTGTTTACCCAAACCAGCAGCTGTCAGCATACACCTTACTCTTTCAATCAATATTCTGTTCATTCTCTCTGCTATGCCATTTTTTTGAGGTGTCTTGACAACTTTTTTGTGCCTTCTAATTCTTGTCTCTTGGCAATATCTGTTAAACTCATCAGAACAAAACTCCAAACCATTGTTAGTTCTtaacattttaattttcttcttagtttgatTTTCTATCAAAGTTTTTTAATTAACAAAAGTGTTAAAAGAATCA
This window harbors:
- the LOC115704260 gene encoding uncharacterized protein LOC115704260; translated protein: MMESPRSMKKSGGGEVLDGSNIMELVGNEEVFSHFVDHKFHELDKDRDGKLSVNELHPAVADIGAALGLPAQGSSPDSDHIYSEVLSEFTHGKQEKVNKTEFKEVLSDILLGMAAGLKRDPIVILRIDGEDLQEFVNSPSFEPEMISILTEIESAYEEGLPFKDFILKALEKLTVEQGMPPTSDSWVMSNIVEPALQLCGGHDFKKPVSQETFLMEFKKAAESVAQHLKNQPVIVAHSENTFDGSVIRRLLSNKFELDKTLNAAIEDLPKDRNGKISKEHLRVALDVLAPAAGLPPLGAVEEMDKVIGNVFKMVNADDGKMVREDEFKKIMTEIIGSVMLQLEGNPISVSTNSVVHEPLASSSTLLQPPS